The DNA sequence AGGCGGTCGCCGACGAAGCGGAAGCCGCCGCTCAGCAGGCCCGAGACGCCCGGGTTCACGGCGAACCAGTTCTCGGTGATCAGCTTCACGCGCCGCGAGACCCGCCGCTCCCCGCCGAGCATGAAGACCGGCTCGTTGCTGGTCTCGAGATCGTCTTCGACGTTCGCGTAGAACCACCCCGCGCCGAACGTCACGGCGGCGTCGCTGGTCCCATACGTGCCCACGCCGTAGAGGATGCCGAGATTGCCCCGGTCGGCCTCCGGGGTGTACCAGAATGACAGCGTGCCCACCGACACGTCCACGCGCTCGGCGTCGAAGATCTTGAACTTCGGAGCGAGGTAGACGATCTCGCCGATGCCACCCGGCACGATCGGCGTGCCGCCGGCGATCGTGAACCGATCCGTCACACCGTAGCCGATGAACGGGAACAGCACCCAATAGGCCGAGACGTAGCCTTGCCCTCGCGGCAGCGACCGGCCCGTGGAGGTGAAGAAGAGCCGCGACACGTTCTCATCGTCCGGCCAGACCTGTCCGCCGGGGCGCAGCGTCACGCGGCGCATCGAAATGACCTGCGCGCGCGGAATCTCGGTGCGCACGCCGCCCACGGTCATGAGTACGATGGTCGCGTCGGTCTCGCGCTCGATGCGCCCCACCAGCACTGAGCCGTCGCGCAGCCGCACCTCGGTGACGCTATCGGCCTGGACGCGGGGAGTGGCCTCCTGCGCCGCGCTGCGGGCCGGCAGGACCAAGAGGCACGCCAATCCGAGGAACCACAACGCGCGACGCATCGCCCGCTCCCACGGAGCTGGGGATTGGCGCGCCAGTCAGGATTCGTGCACGCCGAATCCGTTGAACCGCTCCCAATACTCACCGGTCGGGCGATGGTTCGACAGAAGGAAATACCCGCCGTACTGTGCGGCAGTCGCGCAGGCATGATTGGGAATCACCCTAAGGCGCGTGCCTACGGGAAACGCCGACAGGTCCCAAGGCTGCCCGTCGCGACGCGAAATGATGCCGTGCTCCTGGTTCGCGCCCGACATCAGCAGGCCGTCGAGCACCTGTCCCTCGACGTCGCACACGAGCCCGTAGCCCTGGTCCAAGGCCTGAGCGGCGGTGCCGCGGTCGCGCGAGAGCGCCATCCATCCCCCGTCGGTGATCAGCCAGCCTTTCGCCGGCTGATGCCCGATGACCGTGACGAGCACGCTGATCGCGATGTCGTCCACCGCGCAGACGCCGAGGCCCGCCATCACGAGGTCCTGGAACATGTAGACGCCGGCCCGCACCTCGGTGACGCCGCCGAGGTCGTCGGCGAAGTGCGCCGTGGGTGTCGAGCCGACGCTCACCACGGGGGCCGCATGGCCTGCCAGTCGCAGTCGCATCGCGGCGCTCAACGCGGCGTCGCGCTCCTGCGCCGCCATCGCACGCTTGGCCTCGGCCGTAACGCACTGGTATGACTCGCCGGCGTGGGTCATGACGCCGCGCAGATCCGCGCCGAGGATCGCCGCGATCTCCAGCAGCAGCGCGGACTCCGGCGCGACGCCGGCCCGATGTCCGTCGCTGTCGATCTCAACGAGCACCGGAATGCCGCGGCCCGTCGCCGCGTGATGCGCGCGCAATGCCTGCGCCGCCTCGACCGAATCGAGGATCACCGTGATCTCCGCACCGCGCGCCTGCAGCGCCGCCACGTCCGCGAGCTTCTGCGGCGCGATGCCCACGGCGTAGAGGATGTCGCGAATGCCGCCGTCCAAGCACGCCGCCGCCTCGCGCAGCGTGGAGACCGTCACGCCGCCGGGTTGGTCGCGCAGCGCGTAGCGGATCACCGGAAGGCTCTTGGCCGTCTTCACGTGTGGACGCAGCGGCACGCCGAGCTGACGCAGGTGCGACGCGAGCCGCGCGTGGTTCTCCACGAATCGATCGCGGTCCAGCAATAGGCTCGGCGTGGGGAGGGCGTCGAGGTCGGTCACGCGGGGAAACTAGCACGGCACGAAAGCGGACGCGCCGGGCGTTGACCCTTGGTGACCATCCTCTCCGTCGACCTCGCCTCGCGGCGCTACCGCGACAATGGAATCGCCGTGCTCCACGGCGAATGGGGCGACGCCCGCTGCGAGATCATCGCCCCGGAGTCACTCGGCCTCCGCGACACACCGGACCCCGAGCGCTACGCCGATGCGCTGCTCTCGCTCGCGGCGACGGCGGGCGCACGGCTCATCCTGCTCGATGGCCCCCAGGGCTGGCGCGCCGAGCGAAGCGAGCTCGTGCACCAGCGGCAGTGCGAGCGTGCCTCGCATGCGCCCGGCAAGACTGGGTTGCCGGGCATCGTCAAGCCAGCGAGCTGGACCCGCATGGCCCTGTTCTCGGTGGCGCTGTTCGATGCCCTTCACGCCCGTGGATGGCCGCGATTCACATCGGCGTGGGGCGGTGCTCCCGCAGCGATCGAGAGTTTCCCGACGCAGGCGTGGCGTTCGCTTGGCCTTGCTGCCATGCCTGGCCGCGCCAACACGGAGTCGACTGCGCCCTGGCTTCGCCAGCTCGCGGCCCTCGGCGTGCGTGCCCTCCCATCATCGCCGTCGCACGATGAAGTTCAGGCGGTGGTCGCGGGACTCGCGGGCATCCAACTGCTCCAGTTTGGCTCGTCGGGCGTCGACGCGCGTGGCAGCGATCCGCTTCTCGAGCACGGGCACTGGCGCGAGGGCTGGATCGTGTGCCCGATTTCGGGTGTCAGGGAATCCTGACCATTCTGCTCCCCTCTCTTGCGTGCCCTGGAACGGAACGGTTAGACTCAAAGTATGCCGGATGAGAAGCTTTCTCATCCAATAGTCGACCCTCCGTTCAGCCCCAATGACCGCCTCCGCGCGCGAACTTCCCGGCTGCAGCTGCCCCCTCCTCGAGAGTGAGGCAGGGCGTCCGGCCACGGTCGTCGCCATCGCCTGCGGAGAGCAGGACGCCTGCCGCCTCCGCGCGATGGGTGTCTATGAGGGGGCGACGGTCTCGGTGATCAACAAGCGCCACGTGCTCCTCGTCGACGTGCGCGGTACGCGTCTCGCCGTCGGCACCGACCTCGCGCAGGACATCACCGTCCAGCCGCAAGAACGCGCGGCCTCCTGACGTGGCCGCGAGCGCGCCCGCGGCGCCGCGCGAGTCCACCGACACGCTGCGCGTCGCCCTCATCGGCAATCCGAACACCGGCAAGACGACCCTCTTCAACGCGCTGACGGGACTCCGCCAGCGGGTGGGCAACTTCGCCGGCGTCACCGTCGAACGCGTCGAGGGCGTCTCGCCCCTCCCCGACGGCCGCCGCGCCACCGTGCTCGACCTGCCGGGCTCCTATTCGCTCTCCGCGGGCTCGCCCGACGAGCAGATCGCCCTCGAAGTCCTGCTCGGGCGCGATGACGCGCACTATCGCCCGCATGTGGTCTGCGTCGTCGCCGATGCCTCGCACCTCGAGCGCAACCTGTATCTCGCCTCGCAGGTGCTCGAGCTTGGCCTGCCGGTGGTGATCGCCCTCAATCAGTTCGACGTCGCCGAAGCGCAGGGCATCCGCATCGATGTCCCCGCGCTGATCCACGAGCTCGGCGTCCCCGTCATCCCGACCGTGGCGCACCGCGGCGAAGGCCTCGAGCCACTACGGCGCGCACTGGTCACGGCGGCGGCGTTGCCGGCGCCCATGCGCCGCTTCACGGTGCCCGCGGACGTGGAGGGTGTGCTCGCGCCGCTTCAAGGGCTGCTCGAACGCGGCGGCATCAACTACGCCGCCGCCGGCATGGAGGCGCTACGCCTGCTCGGCGTCCGGCGCGACGAGCCGCACCTCGTGCACGTCGACGGCCTCGCCGCGCGCCTCGAGGCGACTCGCGCGGCGGTCGCGGCAGCGGGCTACGTGCCTGAGCGGCTCGAGTCGGAGCTGCGCTACACCTGGATCGGCGGCGTGCTCTCGCGCTGCGTCGAGCGCGTCACGCGCTCCGGCGATTCCCTCAGCGACCGCATCGACGCCGTGCTGCTGCACCGCCTTGGCGGCCCGCTGATCTTCCTGGCGATTATGGCGCTGGTGTTCCAGTCCGTCTTCACCTGGGCGGCCCCGGTGCAGGATCTCTTCGAGTCCGCCGCGGTGGCCATGGGCAGCTGGGTGGGCGGCTTCCTGCCCGAGGGCGACCTGCGCTCGCTCGTCGTGGACGGCGTCTTCGCCGGCGTCGGCAGCGTCATCGTCTTCGTGCCGCAGATCGCGATCCTCTTCGCGTTCATCGGCCTGCTCGAGCAGACCGGCTACATGGCCCGCGCCGCGTACCTCATGGACCGCGTGATGCGGCGCGTCGGCCTGCACGGCAAGAGCTTCATCCCCATGCTCTCCGGTTACGCCTGCGCCGTGCCGGGCATCATGGCCACGCGCACCATCGACGACCCCAAGGACCGCCTCGCGACCATCATGGTCGTGCCGCTCATGTCCTGCTCGGCGCGCCTGCCGGTGTACACGCTGCTCATCGGCACCTTCGTGCCCGCGCTTCCGCTGCTGCCCGGCCTGAACCTGCAGGGCTTCACGATGCTCGTGATGTACCTGCTGGGCACCGTCGCCGCCCTGGCCATCGCGTTCCTGTTCCGCCGGACCCTGCTCAAGGGCCCCGTGCGCCCCATGCTGCTCGAGCTGCCGAGCTATCGGATGCCGTCGTTGGGCTCGCTCGCCGTGACGGTGTGGCAGCGCTGCCAAGTCTTCCTCCAGCGCGCGGGCACCGTCATCCTCTCCCTGAGCATCGTGCTCTGGGCGCTGGCGACGTACCCCAAGGCGCAGGTGGATACGACCCAGCCTGAGACCGTACAGCAGGAGCAGCAACTGGCGCATTCCGTGCTCGGCCGCTTCGGCCACGCCGTGGAGCCGGTCGTTGCGCCCCTCGGTTACGACTGGAAGATCGGCGTCAGCATCGTCGCGAGCTTCGCGGCACGCGAGGTCTTCGTCTCCACGATGGGCACGATCTACGGCGTCGGCGGTGAGGACGAGGCCGCATTGTCCGATCGCCTGCTCGCCGAGCGCCGCCCGGACGGCACGGCGCGGTACACGCCGCTCATCGCCGTCGGGCTCATGGTGTTCTATGTGTTCGCCCTCATGTGCATCAGCACCGTGGCCGTGACGGTCCGCGAGTCCGGCGGTGGGGCGATCGGCTGGCGCTGGGCGTCGATCCAGTTCGGCTACATGCTCGTGCTCGCGTACGCGATGGCGTATCTGGTCATCATCGTGGGCCGCGCGCTGGGGTATGCCGGATGAGCGCGGATACGCTGGTCGTCGCCCTCATCGTGCTCGGCGCGGTGGCCTTCCTCCTGCGCCGTGTGCTGCGCACGCGCAAGTCGGGCCATGGCGGCGCCGGCTGCGACAACTGCGGGCACTGACGGACCGCTTCGAGTAGATTGCGAAGATGACCAAGATCTTCGCCGAAGACCTCGCCCAGCGCGTCGGCACCCGCGCCATCCACGCCGGCCAGCGCCCCGACCCGACCAGCGGCGCGATCATGCCGCCCATCTACCAGACCTCCACCTACGCGCAGGAAGCGCTGGGGGTCAACAAGGGCTACGAATACGCCCGCGGCAAGAATCCCACGCGCGAGGCGCTCGAGCGCAACGTCGCGGCCCTCGAGAACGCGCAACACGGCTTCGCCTTCTCGTCCGGCATGGGCTGCCTCACGAGCATCATGCTCATGCTCCGGGCCGGGGACCACATCATCGTCGGCAGCAACGTCTACGGCGGCACCTACCGCCAGATGGACAAGCTGTTCACGAACTTCGGCGTCGAGATCTCGTGGATCGACATGCGCGACGTGCAGAAGGTGCAGGACGCCGTGAAGAAGAACACGCGCGCGATCTTCATCGAGACGCCGACGAATCCGCTCATGCAGCTCGCGGACATCAAGGCCATCTCGGACATCGCGCACAA is a window from the Pseudogemmatithrix spongiicola genome containing:
- a CDS encoding FeoB-associated Cys-rich membrane protein, whose amino-acid sequence is MSADTLVVALIVLGAVAFLLRRVLRTRKSGHGGAGCDNCGH
- a CDS encoding FeoA family protein, with amino-acid sequence MTASARELPGCSCPLLESEAGRPATVVAIACGEQDACRLRAMGVYEGATVSVINKRHVLLVDVRGTRLAVGTDLAQDITVQPQERAAS
- a CDS encoding DUF429 domain-containing protein — its product is MTILSVDLASRRYRDNGIAVLHGEWGDARCEIIAPESLGLRDTPDPERYADALLSLAATAGARLILLDGPQGWRAERSELVHQRQCERASHAPGKTGLPGIVKPASWTRMALFSVALFDALHARGWPRFTSAWGGAPAAIESFPTQAWRSLGLAAMPGRANTESTAPWLRQLAALGVRALPSSPSHDEVQAVVAGLAGIQLLQFGSSGVDARGSDPLLEHGHWREGWIVCPISGVRES
- a CDS encoding alanine racemase; translation: MTDLDALPTPSLLLDRDRFVENHARLASHLRQLGVPLRPHVKTAKSLPVIRYALRDQPGGVTVSTLREAAACLDGGIRDILYAVGIAPQKLADVAALQARGAEITVILDSVEAAQALRAHHAATGRGIPVLVEIDSDGHRAGVAPESALLLEIAAILGADLRGVMTHAGESYQCVTAEAKRAMAAQERDAALSAAMRLRLAGHAAPVVSVGSTPTAHFADDLGGVTEVRAGVYMFQDLVMAGLGVCAVDDIAISVLVTVIGHQPAKGWLITDGGWMALSRDRGTAAQALDQGYGLVCDVEGQVLDGLLMSGANQEHGIISRRDGQPWDLSAFPVGTRLRVIPNHACATAAQYGGYFLLSNHRPTGEYWERFNGFGVHES
- the feoB gene encoding ferrous iron transport protein B, encoding MAASAPAAPRESTDTLRVALIGNPNTGKTTLFNALTGLRQRVGNFAGVTVERVEGVSPLPDGRRATVLDLPGSYSLSAGSPDEQIALEVLLGRDDAHYRPHVVCVVADASHLERNLYLASQVLELGLPVVIALNQFDVAEAQGIRIDVPALIHELGVPVIPTVAHRGEGLEPLRRALVTAAALPAPMRRFTVPADVEGVLAPLQGLLERGGINYAAAGMEALRLLGVRRDEPHLVHVDGLAARLEATRAAVAAAGYVPERLESELRYTWIGGVLSRCVERVTRSGDSLSDRIDAVLLHRLGGPLIFLAIMALVFQSVFTWAAPVQDLFESAAVAMGSWVGGFLPEGDLRSLVVDGVFAGVGSVIVFVPQIAILFAFIGLLEQTGYMARAAYLMDRVMRRVGLHGKSFIPMLSGYACAVPGIMATRTIDDPKDRLATIMVVPLMSCSARLPVYTLLIGTFVPALPLLPGLNLQGFTMLVMYLLGTVAALAIAFLFRRTLLKGPVRPMLLELPSYRMPSLGSLAVTVWQRCQVFLQRAGTVILSLSIVLWALATYPKAQVDTTQPETVQQEQQLAHSVLGRFGHAVEPVVAPLGYDWKIGVSIVASFAAREVFVSTMGTIYGVGGEDEAALSDRLLAERRPDGTARYTPLIAVGLMVFYVFALMCISTVAVTVRESGGGAIGWRWASIQFGYMLVLAYAMAYLVIIVGRALGYAG